Proteins encoded in a region of the Benincasa hispida cultivar B227 chromosome 2, ASM972705v1, whole genome shotgun sequence genome:
- the LOC120071534 gene encoding uncharacterized protein LOC120071534, which produces MAANGSYDWADQWDYNDSTDVVTENKKKSGGGNSTAKYKQKVGEGLGKTKAVASNGVKRVKEGTSLGFQWIKDKYNKTAHKK; this is translated from the coding sequence ATGGCTGCAAACGGCTCCTACGATTGGGCGGACCAGTGGGACTACAACGACTCCACGGACGTAGTCACAgagaacaagaagaagagcGGCGGCGGAAACAGTACGGCCAAATACAAGCAGAAGGTCGGCGAAGGGCTTGGGAAGACCAAAGCTGTGGCCTCTAATGGCGTCAAAAGGGTTAAGGAAGGAACCTCTCTTGGCTTCCAATGGATCaaagataaatataataaaactgCTCATAAGAAATag